In the Mycolicibacter sp. MU0102 genome, one interval contains:
- a CDS encoding ATP-dependent helicase, with product MPQDWGSPAAQVAAALDPRTRGVLQVRGGPGTGKTRLLLEAATTHVAAGVDVNSVLLLTGSGRLPAADRGALTATLLAAGGPDSGQAIREPLVRTVHGYAFAVLQRAARRAEATPPRLVTGAEQDSVIRELLAGDGAGAWPPSLHAALATDGFATELRDLMARCAERGVDPAELTKLGKRCRRPEWTAAGRFAQQYEQVMLLRAAVGTAAPQATTPALGAAELVGAALEAFATDPDLLVDERSRIRLLLVDDAQQLDPQAARLVRVLAAGVHRTVIAGDPDQAVFGFRGAEPTVLLGDDAQPDGAAVPVVTLTTSHRCAPAVAKAISAVAGRLPGTSGTRRIEGTGPDTGAVSVRTAASSHAEAALIADTLRRAHLIDGVPWSQMAVIVRSVPRAAARLPRTLAAAGIPVALPASGGLLAEQPAVAALLTVLECTADAVDGARALALLSGPIGRVDPISLRQLQRTLRRGAARPGSPQEPHEPGGSARLDGGEAKLGPAHDPGGSARLDGGEAKLGPAHDPGGSARLDGGEAKLGPAHDPRDRLAAVLTGAPGELPAAHGRALRRVRGVLQAAARSHAAGRDPHHTLWQAWNRSGLQQRWLSAAERGGTAGAQAGRDLDAVTALFDLAEQYAARTAGATLTGLIEYVTAMQLAAPRAESATGTEAVGVLSAHAALGREWDLVVIAGVQEGLWPNTVPRGGVLGTQRLLDTLHGFGEEVSARAPLLAEERRLLVAALGRARRRLVITAVDGDGDGGTEEQLPSEFFVELAACATGDAATAPATPVVAPPVLSAAGLVGRLRAVVCAPETEVSDSERADAATQLARLARAGVPGADPRSWYGTAPLSTEEPLRQPGDGPVTLSPSALQSLLDCPLRWLAERHGGTDGRDLRSTIGSVIHALVAQSAGSPQELQAELDRAWQQLPFASQWYSANELDRHRVIIETFLTWRAQTRGELTEVGTEVGFDGVIEAGDDGVRLRGRIDRVERDAAGRLVVVDVKTAKTPASKDDAQQHAQLAVYQLAVEAGLIGPDEQPGGGRLVYPAKPGTVGATEREQDPLTPETGEQWRERIAQAAAATAGPQFTARVNDGCRHCPVRPICPAHNGGCGA from the coding sequence ATGCCACAGGATTGGGGATCGCCCGCCGCGCAGGTCGCCGCGGCGCTCGATCCGCGTACGCGTGGCGTCTTGCAGGTGCGCGGAGGACCCGGCACCGGCAAGACTCGCCTGCTGCTGGAGGCGGCCACCACCCACGTCGCCGCCGGCGTGGACGTGAATTCGGTGCTGCTGCTCACGGGCTCGGGCCGGCTTCCCGCGGCGGACCGCGGAGCGCTGACCGCGACATTGCTGGCCGCCGGCGGGCCCGACAGCGGCCAGGCGATCCGGGAACCTCTGGTGCGCACGGTGCACGGTTACGCCTTCGCGGTCCTGCAGCGCGCCGCCCGGCGAGCCGAGGCCACCCCGCCGCGGCTGGTCACCGGCGCCGAACAGGACAGCGTGATCCGCGAACTGCTCGCCGGGGACGGAGCCGGGGCCTGGCCGCCGTCGCTGCACGCCGCCCTGGCCACCGACGGCTTCGCCACCGAACTGCGGGACTTGATGGCGCGCTGCGCCGAACGGGGCGTGGACCCGGCCGAGCTGACCAAGCTGGGCAAGCGCTGCCGCCGGCCGGAGTGGACGGCCGCGGGCCGGTTCGCCCAGCAGTACGAGCAGGTGATGCTGCTGCGTGCCGCGGTCGGCACGGCGGCACCCCAGGCGACCACCCCGGCGCTAGGCGCGGCGGAATTGGTCGGGGCGGCGCTGGAGGCGTTTGCGACCGATCCGGATCTGCTGGTCGACGAACGCAGCCGGATCCGGCTGCTGCTGGTCGACGACGCCCAGCAGCTCGACCCGCAGGCGGCCCGGTTGGTGCGGGTGCTTGCCGCCGGCGTGCACCGGACGGTGATCGCGGGCGACCCCGATCAGGCGGTGTTCGGTTTCCGCGGTGCCGAACCCACCGTCCTGCTGGGCGACGACGCGCAACCCGACGGCGCCGCGGTGCCCGTGGTGACGCTGACGACGTCGCACCGCTGCGCCCCGGCGGTGGCCAAGGCCATCAGCGCCGTCGCCGGGCGGCTGCCCGGGACCAGCGGCACGCGTCGCATCGAGGGCACCGGACCCGACACCGGGGCGGTGAGCGTGCGCACCGCGGCCAGCAGCCACGCCGAGGCCGCCTTGATCGCCGACACCTTGCGGCGCGCCCACCTGATCGACGGGGTGCCGTGGTCGCAGATGGCGGTGATTGTCCGGTCGGTGCCGCGGGCGGCCGCGCGGCTGCCCCGAACCCTGGCCGCCGCCGGGATCCCGGTCGCGCTGCCGGCTAGTGGTGGGTTGCTGGCCGAACAGCCCGCGGTGGCCGCCCTGCTCACGGTGCTGGAGTGCACCGCTGACGCCGTGGACGGAGCTCGGGCGCTGGCGTTGCTCAGCGGGCCGATCGGGCGCGTGGACCCGATCTCGCTGCGGCAACTACAACGCACCCTGCGCCGCGGTGCAGCCCGCCCGGGAAGCCCGCAGGAACCGCATGAACCGGGCGGTTCAGCGAGGCTCGACGGAGGAGAGGCGAAGCTGGGACCGGCGCATGATCCCGGCGGTTCAGCGAGGCTCGACGGAGGAGAGGCGAAGCTGGGACCGGCGCATGATCCCGGCGGTTCAGCGAGGCTCGACGGAGGAGAGGCGAAGCTGGGACCGGCGCATGATCCCCGCGACCGTCTCGCGGCAGTGCTCACCGGCGCGCCGGGTGAGCTGCCGGCCGCACACGGCCGCGCGCTGCGCCGGGTTCGCGGGGTGCTGCAGGCCGCGGCCCGCAGCCACGCCGCCGGCCGCGACCCGCACCACACGCTCTGGCAGGCCTGGAATCGCTCAGGGCTGCAACAACGCTGGCTGTCGGCCGCCGAGCGCGGCGGTACGGCCGGGGCTCAAGCCGGTCGGGATCTGGACGCGGTGACCGCACTGTTCGACCTCGCCGAGCAGTACGCGGCGCGCACCGCCGGTGCCACCCTGACCGGGCTGATCGAATACGTCACCGCCATGCAACTGGCGGCGCCCCGCGCCGAGTCCGCGACGGGCACGGAGGCGGTCGGTGTGCTCAGTGCGCACGCCGCACTCGGGCGTGAATGGGATCTGGTGGTCATCGCCGGAGTCCAGGAAGGACTGTGGCCCAACACCGTTCCGCGCGGCGGCGTGCTGGGAACTCAGCGGCTCCTGGACACCCTGCACGGCTTCGGGGAAGAGGTCTCGGCTCGGGCCCCGCTGCTCGCCGAGGAGCGGCGCCTGCTGGTGGCGGCGCTGGGCCGGGCCCGCCGGAGGCTGGTGATCACCGCCGTCGACGGCGACGGGGACGGCGGCACCGAGGAACAGCTCCCGTCGGAGTTCTTCGTCGAACTCGCGGCGTGCGCCACCGGCGATGCCGCAACAGCGCCGGCAACACCGGTCGTGGCCCCGCCGGTGCTGTCCGCGGCCGGGCTGGTGGGCCGACTGCGTGCCGTCGTCTGCGCACCGGAAACCGAGGTAAGCGACTCCGAACGCGCTGACGCGGCAACGCAATTAGCGCGACTTGCCCGAGCCGGGGTGCCCGGTGCCGATCCACGCAGCTGGTACGGCACGGCCCCGTTGAGCACCGAGGAGCCACTTCGACAACCCGGCGACGGCCCGGTCACCTTGTCGCCGTCGGCTCTGCAGAGCCTGCTGGACTGCCCGCTGCGCTGGCTGGCCGAACGCCACGGCGGAACCGACGGCCGCGACCTGCGCTCGACGATCGGATCGGTGATACACGCGCTGGTCGCCCAATCGGCGGGCAGCCCGCAGGAGCTGCAGGCCGAGCTGGACCGGGCATGGCAGCAGCTGCCTTTCGCGTCGCAGTGGTACTCGGCCAATGAACTCGACCGGCATCGCGTCATCATCGAGACGTTCCTGACATGGCGGGCGCAAACCCGCGGCGAACTGACCGAAGTCGGCACCGAGGTCGGTTTCGACGGAGTGATCGAGGCAGGCGACGACGGGGTTCGGCTGCGCGGCCGGATCGACCGGGTCGAACGTGACGCCGCCGGTCGGCTGGTGGTCGTCGACGTCAAGACCGCGAAGACCCCGGCGAGCAAGGACGACGCGCAACAGCACGCCCAGTTGGCCGTCTACCAGCTGGCGGTCGAAGCCGGGCTCATCGGGCCCGACGAGCAGCCCGGCGGCGGCCGGCTGGTCTATCCCGCCAAACCCGGAACGGTCGGCGCCACCGAGCGCGAACAAGACCCCCTCACACCCGAGACTGGTGAGCAATGGCGGGAGCGGATCGCGCAGGCGGCCGCAGCCACCGCCGGCCCGCAGTTCACCGCCCGCGTCAACGACGGGTGCCGGCACTGCCCGGTCCGGCCGATCTGCCCGGCCCACAACGGCGGGTGCGGCGCATGA
- a CDS encoding alpha/beta fold hydrolase codes for MNPDHRLHVHRYGPDGPVGLLAVHGLTGHGARWRYVAEQLSDIAVAAPDLIGHGHSSWAAPWSIDANVAALVALLEGTADGPVPVVAHSFGGAIALHLAAARPDLVDALILLDPAIGLDGEWMATIAAAMLASPDYPDPAEARAEKENGAWSDVDPGLLDVELDEHLVALPSGRFGWRISVPAVMSYWSELARAVVLPTSTPTTVVRATRTSPPYVEAALIDGLRDRLGANFQLVDFDCNHMVDQARPAEAAAVIRAQLARR; via the coding sequence GTGAATCCCGATCATCGACTGCATGTGCACCGCTACGGCCCGGACGGTCCGGTGGGGCTGCTGGCGGTCCACGGGCTGACCGGTCACGGGGCCCGCTGGCGCTACGTGGCCGAGCAGCTGTCCGACATCGCCGTCGCCGCACCGGACCTGATCGGCCACGGGCACTCGTCGTGGGCGGCCCCGTGGAGCATCGATGCCAACGTCGCGGCGCTGGTGGCGCTGCTCGAGGGCACCGCTGACGGCCCGGTTCCGGTGGTCGCGCATTCCTTCGGCGGTGCGATAGCGCTGCATCTGGCCGCGGCACGGCCCGATCTCGTCGACGCGCTGATCCTGCTCGATCCGGCGATCGGCCTGGACGGCGAGTGGATGGCCACGATTGCCGCCGCCATGCTGGCCTCCCCCGACTACCCCGACCCCGCGGAGGCGCGGGCCGAAAAAGAGAACGGCGCCTGGTCCGACGTGGACCCAGGCCTGCTCGACGTCGAACTCGACGAGCATCTGGTCGCGCTGCCCTCGGGCCGCTTCGGTTGGCGTATCAGCGTGCCCGCGGTGATGTCGTACTGGAGCGAGTTGGCCCGCGCTGTGGTGCTGCCGACATCCACGCCGACCACGGTGGTGCGGGCCACCCGCACCTCACCGCCGTATGTGGAAGCGGCGCTCATCGATGGTTTGCGGGATCGACTGGGCGCGAACTTCCAGCTGGTCGACTTCGACTGCAATCACATGGTCGACCAGGCCCGTCCCGCCGAAGCTGCCGCCGTGATCCGCGCGCAGCTGGCCCGGCGCTAG
- a CDS encoding MGMT family protein: protein MAAVTDEQVELVRALIISVPAGRVTTYGDVASAAGLSSPRIVGWILRIDGTDLPWHRVLPASGRPADHLRTEQLERLRTEGVLAVDGKVDLRTLRHRF from the coding sequence GTGGCGGCCGTAACCGACGAACAGGTCGAGCTGGTGCGTGCGCTGATCATCAGCGTGCCCGCCGGCCGGGTCACCACCTATGGCGATGTCGCTTCTGCGGCAGGGCTTTCCAGTCCCCGCATTGTGGGCTGGATTCTGCGGATCGACGGCACGGACCTGCCCTGGCACCGGGTGCTCCCGGCGTCGGGACGGCCGGCGGACCACTTACGCACCGAGCAGCTGGAACGCCTTCGCACCGAAGGAGTCCTGGCCGTAGACGGGAAAGTGGATCTGCGCACGCTGCGACACCGGTTCTGA
- a CDS encoding TIGR02569 family protein, whose amino-acid sequence MTIEPPPEHVLATFGIRNVSPTPLGAGWEDGWKCGEVVLSMVADHARAAWSAKVRETLFADGIRLARPVRSTDGRYVVSGWRADTFVGGSPEPRHDEVVSAAVRLHEATSKLERPRFLTQAPVAPWADVDVFIAADRAAWEERPFASLQAGARLAPGSVDGQRSIDLINQLATLRKPTKSPSQLVHGDLYGTVLFSGAAAPGITDITPYWRPASWAAGVVVVDALSWGDADDGLIERWETLPEWPQMLLRALMFRLAVHALHPRSTEEAFPGLARTAALVRLAL is encoded by the coding sequence GTGACCATCGAGCCGCCGCCCGAACATGTGCTGGCGACGTTCGGTATTCGCAACGTTTCGCCCACACCACTTGGGGCCGGCTGGGAAGACGGCTGGAAATGCGGGGAAGTGGTCCTGTCGATGGTCGCCGACCATGCCAGGGCCGCGTGGTCGGCGAAAGTACGCGAGACCCTGTTCGCCGACGGCATCCGCCTGGCCCGCCCAGTGCGCTCCACCGACGGGCGCTATGTGGTGTCGGGTTGGCGCGCGGACACCTTCGTCGGCGGCAGTCCCGAGCCGCGCCATGACGAGGTGGTGTCGGCGGCGGTTCGGCTGCACGAAGCCACCTCCAAGTTGGAGCGGCCCCGATTCTTGACGCAGGCACCGGTGGCGCCGTGGGCCGACGTCGACGTGTTCATCGCCGCGGACCGGGCGGCCTGGGAGGAACGGCCCTTCGCCTCGCTACAGGCCGGTGCACGGCTGGCCCCGGGGTCGGTGGACGGGCAGCGGTCGATCGACCTGATCAACCAGCTGGCCACCTTGCGCAAGCCCACCAAAAGTCCCAGCCAGTTGGTGCACGGCGACCTGTACGGCACGGTGCTGTTCTCCGGCGCCGCCGCGCCGGGTATCACCGACATCACGCCCTACTGGCGACCGGCCTCGTGGGCTGCCGGGGTGGTAGTGGTGGATGCCCTGTCGTGGGGTGATGCCGACGACGGGCTGATCGAACGCTGGGAAACACTGCCCGAGTGGCCGCAGATGTTGCTGCGCGCGTTGATGTTCCGTCTTGCCGTACATGCGCTGCATCCGCGCTCGACCGAGGAGGCGTTCCCCGGGCTGGCCCGCACCGCCGCATTGGTTCGGCTGGCGCTCTAG
- the moeZ gene encoding adenylyltransferase/sulfurtransferase MoeZ, with amino-acid sequence MPISLPPLVEPAGELTRDEVARYSRHLIIPDVGVQGQKRLKNARVLVIGAGGLGAPTLLYLAAAGVGTLGIVDFDIVEESNLQRQVIHGVSDIGRTKAESARDSIAEVNPLVRVQLHQVRLEASNAVELFAQYDLILDGTDNFATRYLVNDAAVLAHKPYIWGSIYRFEGQVSVFWEDAPPDEDGNERGLNYRDLYPEPPPPGMVPSCAEGGVLGVLCASIGSVMGTEAIKLITGIGETLLGRLMIYDALEMSYRTIAIRKDPATPAITELVDYDAFCGVVAEEDTAAAAGSTITPAELRELLDSGQQLALIDVREPGEWAINRIEGAQLVPQSMINTGEGLAMLPQDRMSVLYCKTGVRSAQALATLKKAGFANAVHLQGGIVAWAKQMQPDMVMY; translated from the coding sequence GTGCCGATATCACTGCCGCCGCTGGTGGAGCCGGCCGGCGAGCTGACCAGGGATGAAGTGGCGCGCTACAGCCGCCACTTGATCATTCCCGACGTCGGCGTGCAGGGGCAGAAGCGACTCAAGAACGCCCGCGTGCTGGTGATCGGCGCCGGCGGACTCGGCGCGCCGACTCTGCTGTATCTGGCCGCCGCCGGCGTCGGCACCCTCGGGATCGTCGACTTCGACATCGTCGAAGAGTCGAACTTGCAGCGCCAGGTCATCCACGGGGTCTCCGATATCGGCCGCACCAAAGCCGAAAGCGCCCGGGACTCGATTGCGGAGGTCAACCCGCTGGTACGGGTGCAGCTGCACCAGGTGCGGCTGGAGGCGTCCAACGCCGTCGAACTGTTCGCGCAGTACGACCTGATCCTGGACGGCACCGACAACTTCGCCACCCGCTACCTGGTCAACGACGCGGCGGTGTTGGCGCACAAGCCCTACATCTGGGGCTCGATCTACCGCTTCGAGGGCCAGGTGTCGGTGTTCTGGGAGGACGCGCCACCCGATGAGGACGGCAATGAGCGCGGCCTCAACTACCGCGACCTGTATCCCGAGCCCCCGCCGCCGGGCATGGTGCCGTCGTGCGCCGAGGGCGGCGTGCTCGGGGTGTTGTGCGCCTCGATCGGGTCGGTGATGGGCACCGAGGCGATCAAGCTGATCACCGGTATCGGAGAAACGCTGCTGGGGCGGCTGATGATCTACGACGCCTTGGAGATGAGCTACCGCACCATTGCGATCCGCAAGGACCCCGCCACACCGGCGATCACCGAGTTGGTCGACTACGACGCGTTCTGCGGCGTGGTCGCCGAGGAGGACACCGCCGCAGCCGCCGGGTCCACGATCACTCCCGCCGAGCTGCGTGAGCTGCTGGACTCCGGGCAACAGCTGGCACTGATCGACGTGCGCGAGCCGGGAGAGTGGGCGATCAACCGCATTGAGGGTGCCCAGTTGGTCCCGCAGTCGATGATCAACACCGGTGAAGGCCTGGCGATGCTTCCGCAGGACCGAATGTCGGTGCTGTACTGCAAGACCGGGGTCCGTTCGGCCCAGGCCCTAGCCACCCTGAAGAAGGCCGGCTTTGCCAACGCGGTCCACCTGCAGGGGGGAATTGTGGCGTGGGCCAAGCAGATGCAGCCCGACATGGTCATGTACTAG
- a CDS encoding DUF3152 domain-containing protein, protein MTYDPGRSGGGRAPVLRDRFREPLRAQRDPLAAGAGRLRSDRDVHRQWRKQSWLGRFVSTYGWRAYALPVLMALTVIVVYQTVTGTGVRTQAADDTVQGPPTIGSAGTSIIGAPPRGLTEFDVNLPTGVLPNGGPFTEAGDMTWRVIPGTEPEFGQGTEKVFAYTIEVENGIDTTAFGGDEAFARMVDQTLRNPKGWTHTPQIGFVRIDGASPITPDFRISLTSPITVREGCGYEIPLEASCYNPSYGAKSEPRVFVNEARWVRGAVPFQGDIGSYRQYLINHEVGHAIGYQHHEPCDKQDGLAPVMMQQTFGTSNDDAAKFDPDWVKPDGKTCRFNPWPSPIA, encoded by the coding sequence GTGACCTACGACCCGGGGCGGAGCGGCGGCGGTCGAGCCCCGGTGCTGCGGGATCGCTTCCGCGAGCCGCTGCGCGCCCAGCGTGACCCGCTTGCGGCCGGTGCTGGGCGGCTGCGGTCGGACCGTGATGTGCACCGCCAGTGGCGCAAGCAGAGCTGGCTGGGCAGGTTCGTGTCCACCTACGGTTGGCGCGCCTATGCGCTGCCGGTCCTCATGGCTCTGACCGTCATCGTGGTGTATCAGACCGTGACCGGCACCGGAGTGCGCACCCAGGCCGCCGACGACACCGTCCAAGGGCCGCCGACGATCGGATCGGCGGGCACCTCGATCATCGGCGCACCACCGCGCGGCCTCACCGAGTTCGACGTCAACCTGCCGACCGGGGTGCTGCCCAACGGCGGCCCGTTCACCGAAGCCGGCGACATGACCTGGCGCGTCATACCGGGCACGGAGCCGGAGTTCGGTCAGGGCACCGAGAAGGTCTTCGCCTACACCATCGAGGTGGAGAACGGCATCGACACCACCGCCTTCGGCGGCGACGAGGCGTTCGCCCGGATGGTCGACCAGACCCTGCGTAACCCCAAGGGATGGACGCACACCCCGCAGATCGGGTTCGTACGGATCGACGGTGCGAGTCCGATTACTCCTGATTTTCGTATCTCGTTGACCTCGCCGATCACCGTCCGGGAGGGTTGCGGCTACGAGATTCCGCTGGAGGCGTCCTGCTACAACCCGTCCTACGGGGCCAAGTCGGAGCCGCGGGTGTTCGTCAACGAAGCCCGCTGGGTTCGCGGTGCCGTGCCATTCCAGGGTGACATCGGGTCCTACCGGCAGTACCTGATCAACCACGAGGTCGGCCACGCCATCGGCTACCAGCACCACGAACCGTGCGATAAGCAGGACGGGCTGGCGCCGGTGATGATGCAGCAGACGTTCGGCACCTCCAACGACGACGCGGCGAAGTTCGACCCGGACTGGGTCAAGCCCGACGGGAAGACCTGCCGATTCAACCCTTGGCCGTCTCCGATTGCCTGA
- a CDS encoding TetR/AcrR family transcriptional regulator codes for MSKPTDTAERDGAQPTGRRSSGAKASTTGGRRGSRLPRDERRGQLLIAASDVFVDRGYHAAGMDEIAERAGVSKPILYQHFASKLELYLAVLARHVENLVSGVRQALRTTTDNRQRLRSAVQAFFDFIEHDSQGYRLIFENDNVAEPQVAVQVRVATESCIDAIFDLVSHDSGLDPHRARMVAVGLVAISVDCARYWLDSDRPIAKDDAVDGTVAFAWGGLSHVPLTR; via the coding sequence ATGAGCAAACCGACCGACACGGCAGAGCGGGACGGCGCCCAGCCCACTGGCCGTCGCTCGAGCGGCGCCAAGGCGTCGACTACGGGCGGCCGTCGGGGCAGCCGGCTCCCCCGCGACGAGCGCCGGGGTCAGCTGCTGATCGCCGCCAGTGATGTATTCGTCGATCGCGGTTACCACGCGGCCGGCATGGATGAGATCGCCGAGCGGGCCGGGGTCAGCAAACCGATCCTCTACCAGCACTTCGCGTCCAAACTGGAGCTGTACCTGGCGGTATTGGCCCGGCACGTGGAGAACCTGGTCTCCGGTGTCCGTCAGGCATTGCGGACCACCACCGACAACCGGCAGCGGCTGCGGTCGGCGGTGCAGGCTTTCTTCGACTTCATCGAGCACGACAGCCAGGGCTATCGGCTGATCTTCGAGAACGACAACGTTGCCGAGCCGCAGGTCGCGGTCCAGGTGCGCGTGGCCACCGAGTCGTGCATCGACGCGATTTTCGACCTGGTCAGCCACGACTCCGGCCTGGACCCGCACCGCGCCCGGATGGTCGCGGTGGGGTTGGTCGCGATCAGCGTCGACTGCGCCCGGTACTGGCTGGACAGTGACCGCCCGATCGCCAAGGACGACGCCGTCGACGGGACGGTGGCGTTCGCCTGGGGCGGGCTGTCACACGTGCCCCTCACTCGCTAA
- a CDS encoding DUF3107 domain-containing protein, which produces MEVKIGVTDSARELVINSAQTPDEVEKLVGAALGKGADAAGLLALTDEKGRRFLVQAAKIAYVEIGVADSRRVGFGIGADAAAGASSS; this is translated from the coding sequence GTGGAGGTCAAGATCGGGGTCACCGATAGCGCGCGCGAACTGGTTATCAACAGTGCGCAGACGCCCGATGAGGTCGAGAAGCTGGTCGGCGCCGCGTTGGGCAAGGGTGCAGACGCGGCTGGATTGCTCGCCCTCACCGACGAGAAGGGCCGCCGCTTCCTGGTGCAGGCCGCCAAGATCGCCTACGTGGAGATCGGTGTTGCCGACAGCCGACGGGTCGGTTTCGGGATCGGTGCTGACGCCGCTGCCGGGGCCAGTTCCTCTTAA
- a CDS encoding VOC family protein produces the protein MDITIHSSFLPHDDPEASLAFYRDALDFEVRLDVGKGKMRWITVGPPNQPDTSIVLCPPAANPGVTDAERRVIAEMMAKGTYGTLLLASDDLDGTFDRLQATDAEVVQEPTQQPYGVRDCAFRDPAGNMVRIQQR, from the coding sequence ATGGATATCACCATTCATTCGAGTTTCCTGCCGCACGACGACCCGGAAGCCTCCCTCGCCTTCTACCGCGACGCGCTGGATTTCGAAGTCCGCCTGGACGTTGGAAAAGGCAAAATGCGCTGGATCACGGTCGGTCCCCCCAATCAGCCCGATACCTCGATCGTTCTGTGCCCGCCGGCGGCCAACCCCGGGGTCACCGACGCTGAGCGCCGCGTCATCGCCGAAATGATGGCCAAAGGGACCTACGGCACGCTTCTGCTGGCCTCCGACGATCTTGACGGCACGTTTGACCGGCTGCAGGCGACGGACGCCGAAGTGGTCCAAGAGCCCACGCAACAGCCATATGGCGTGCGGGACTGCGCGTTCCGTGATCCCGCCGGCAATATGGTCCGTATTCAACAGCGCTGA
- a CDS encoding helix-turn-helix transcriptional regulator, with protein MTGGQAQDLRDLARLRRVRDRIDRDYAQPLNLDTLARDVHLSTGHLSRQFKLAYGESPYSYLMTRRIERAMALLRRGDMSVTEVCFEVGCSSLGTFSTRFTELVGIPPSRYRAETMHLTEGIPSCLEKQVTRPIRNREAPAGALHLP; from the coding sequence GTGACCGGCGGGCAAGCCCAGGATCTGCGCGACCTGGCGAGGCTGCGGCGCGTCCGGGACCGGATCGACCGCGACTACGCCCAACCGCTGAATCTGGACACACTCGCGCGCGACGTGCACCTGTCCACGGGCCACTTGTCGCGACAATTCAAGCTCGCCTACGGCGAATCGCCCTACTCCTACCTGATGACCCGGCGAATCGAACGCGCGATGGCACTGCTGCGGCGCGGCGACATGAGCGTCACCGAGGTCTGTTTCGAGGTGGGCTGCTCATCGCTGGGCACCTTCAGCACGCGCTTCACCGAACTCGTCGGAATCCCGCCCAGCCGCTATCGGGCGGAGACCATGCACCTCACTGAGGGCATCCCGTCGTGCCTGGAAAAACAGGTCACCAGACCGATCAGGAATCGAGAAGCCCCAGCCGGCGCGCTGCACCTACCGTGA
- a CDS encoding ferritin-like fold-containing protein, which produces MNSVPSADAEAQSSPPRLSADHPGVNELFAVLAYGEVAAFYRLTDEARMAPDLRGRISMAAMAAAEMGHFELLREALECRGVDVVAAMSKYATALDNYHRLTMPSTWLEALVKTYIGDAMAADFYLQIADGLPDEVGDVVRAVLAETKHSQFVVDEVRGAVTASAKQRSRLALWSRRLLGEAITQAQYVLADRDELVDLVVSGAAGLAQLAGFFDRLQHTHDERMRELGLA; this is translated from the coding sequence ATGAATTCGGTTCCCTCCGCCGACGCGGAAGCGCAGTCTTCCCCGCCGCGGCTGTCCGCCGATCATCCCGGCGTCAACGAGCTTTTCGCGGTACTGGCCTACGGCGAGGTGGCCGCGTTCTACCGGCTCACCGACGAAGCCCGGATGGCGCCCGATCTGCGCGGCCGGATCTCGATGGCGGCGATGGCCGCTGCGGAGATGGGCCACTTCGAACTGCTCCGCGAAGCGCTTGAGTGCCGCGGTGTCGACGTGGTCGCGGCGATGTCGAAATACGCTACCGCCCTTGACAATTACCATCGGCTGACGATGCCCAGCACCTGGCTGGAGGCATTGGTCAAGACCTACATCGGCGACGCGATGGCCGCCGACTTCTACCTGCAGATCGCCGACGGGCTGCCCGACGAGGTGGGCGATGTGGTGCGCGCGGTGCTCGCCGAGACCAAGCATTCGCAGTTCGTCGTCGACGAGGTGCGCGGCGCGGTCACCGCCAGCGCCAAACAACGCAGCCGACTGGCGTTGTGGTCGCGTCGCCTGCTCGGTGAGGCGATCACCCAGGCCCAGTACGTATTGGCCGACCGCGACGAATTGGTCGATCTGGTGGTGTCTGGGGCGGCCGGGCTGGCTCAGCTGGCCGGGTTCTTCGATCGCCTCCAGCACACCCACGACGAACGCATGCGCGAGCTGGGGCTGGCCTAG